The following are from one region of the Rhipicephalus microplus isolate Deutch F79 chromosome 1, USDA_Rmic, whole genome shotgun sequence genome:
- the LOC119166914 gene encoding putative serine carboxypeptidase CPVL, producing the protein MSSNIFFWFFPAKEKPDTAPVVMWLQGGPGGSSLFGLFLEHGPYRVVEGGTARLRNTTWAQRYSMLYVDSPVGAGFSFTWNERGYSRDQRSLARDLHEALQQFFTLFPRFAENDFYVAGESYAGKYATTVAHLIATTLFSRVDIKLRGIAVGNAWLDPVTMLDYAQFLYHIGLVDRRQADHIQRKTERAVELARHGRFADAFEVMDHLLEGLGASTSYFKNVSGISTPYNFVQAEDRMRRDLELYRSFVRTHEFRRAVHVGNVAFNSGREAASNLLVDVMRSVKPSFLSLLERDFKVLVYSGQLDAVVPHSLAVDFLSGLQWSGTESFDAARRKVWRLPTSGSGVAGYVKRAGNLLQVMVRDAGHFVPYDQPEAALDMMSRFIDGTSFEERAAASRKGRTRLRDR; encoded by the exons ATGTCGAGCAACATCTTCTTCTGGTTCTTTCCAGCCAAG GAGAAGCCGGACACTGCCCCCGTGGTTATGTGGCTCCAGGGAGGGCCGGGCGGTTCATCTCTGTTCGGCCTATTCCTGGAACACGGACCGTACCGCGTCGTCGAGGGTGGTACCGCTCGGCTGCGAAACACCACGTGGGCGCAACGCTACTCGATGCTGTACGTGGACAGTCCCGTTGGCGCCGGTTTCAGTTTCACTTGGAACGAGCGTGGCTACTCCCGGGATCAGCGGAGCTTGGCACGAGATTTGCACGAGGCCCTCCAGCAATTCTTCACGCTTTTTCCACGCTTCGCAGAGAACGATTTTTACGTCGCGGGGGAGTCGTACGCAG GCAAATACGCAACCACCGTCGCGCACCTCATCGCCACCACCCTTTTCTCGCGAGTTGACATCAAACTGCGCGGGATCGCCGTTGGCAATGCCTGGCTGGACCCAGTGACGATGTTGGACTACGCTCAGTTCCTTTACCACATCGGCCTCGTGGACCGAAGACAGGCGGACCACATCCAACGGAAAACTgaaagggcggtggaactcgcCAGACACGGTCGATTCGCAGACGCATTCGAGGTGATGGACCATTTGCTGGAGGGTTTGGGGGCGTCCACTTCATACTTCAAGAACGTCAGTGGCATCTCTACGCCCTACAACTTCGTGCAGGCCGAGGACAGGATGCGCCGAGACTTAGAACTGTACAG GTCATTCGTGAGAACGCACGAGTTTCGGAGGGCCGTGCACGTCGGAAACGTGGCGTTCAACAGCGGCCGCGAAGCGGCGTCGAATCTCCTGGTCGACGTGATGCGGTCCGTCAAGCCCTCGTTCCTATCGCTTCTCGAGAGGGACTTCAAGGTGCTCGTCTACAGCGGCCAGCTGGACGCGGTCGTGCCCCACTCGCTCGCCGTCGACTTCCTCAGCGGCCTGCAGTGGTCGGGAACGGAGTCCTTCGACGCGGCCCGGCGTAAGGTGTGGAGGCTCCCGACGTCGGGCTCAGGCGTCGCTGGCTACGTCAAGAGAGCCGGCAACCTGCTCCAAGTGATGGTCAGGGACGCGGGACATTTCGTGCCGTACGACCAACCGGAAGCGGCGTTGGACATGATGTCGAGGTTCATAGACGGCACATCGTTCGAAGagcgcgcggccgcgtctcggAAGGGACGCACGCGATTGCGCGATCGTTGA